In Actinomyces radicidentis, one genomic interval encodes:
- the msrA gene encoding peptide-methionine (S)-S-oxide reductase MsrA, giving the protein MSSSTTNAAPARNPLIPGREETLLPEPGDQVVLHTPIDGPWPEGSRVIYLAAGCFWGVERILWRQPGVINTAVGYMGGTTPNATYREVCTGQTGHAETVRVVYDPAVVGEGAQALLRTYWENHDSTHLNRHGNDIGTQYRSAVWTTTPAQETAAHEVRDLFQGELTRLGLGTCVTTIDPADSLYSEFGGPFYLAEDYHQGYLEKNPDGYCNHGPNGVTCPVGVANLPAQTDVLAPEDAPEV; this is encoded by the coding sequence ATGTCGAGCAGCACCACGAACGCCGCACCCGCCCGCAACCCCCTCATCCCCGGCCGCGAGGAGACCCTCCTCCCCGAGCCCGGCGACCAGGTCGTCCTCCACACCCCCATCGATGGCCCCTGGCCCGAGGGCTCCCGCGTCATCTACCTTGCCGCCGGCTGCTTCTGGGGCGTCGAGCGCATCCTGTGGCGCCAGCCCGGCGTCATCAACACCGCCGTCGGCTACATGGGCGGCACCACCCCCAACGCCACCTACCGCGAGGTCTGCACCGGCCAGACCGGGCACGCCGAGACCGTCCGGGTCGTCTACGACCCCGCCGTCGTCGGCGAGGGCGCGCAGGCCCTCCTGCGCACGTACTGGGAGAACCACGACTCCACGCACCTCAACCGCCACGGCAACGACATCGGCACCCAGTACCGCTCCGCCGTCTGGACCACCACGCCCGCGCAGGAGACCGCCGCACACGAGGTCCGCGACCTCTTCCAGGGCGAGCTGACGCGCCTGGGCCTCGGCACCTGCGTCACCACGATCGACCCGGCCGACTCCCTCTACTCGGAGTTCGGGGGCCCCTTCTACCTCGCCGAGGACTACCACCAGGGCTACCTCGAGAAGAACCCCGACGGCTACTGCAACCACGGCCCCAACGGCGTCACCTGCCCCGTCGGCGTCGCCAACCTGCCCGCGCAGACCGACGTCCTCGCCCCCGAGGACGCTCCGGAGGTCTGA
- a CDS encoding LysE/ArgO family amino acid transporter, whose protein sequence is MGLIVAIGAQNAWVLRQGVRREHIGLVIVICALSDLILIAVGTGAIGVVSALAPWVLEVLRWAGVVYLLAFAVSSFRSALKPGSLEASEPQGASSVAVTTLALTWLNPHVYLDTVLMLGTVTNNFGALRWWAALGAGMASIVWFTGLGLGARALSKPLSSERTWRVVDVLVGCVMIAVAVHLAMGA, encoded by the coding sequence ATGGGGCTCATCGTCGCGATCGGCGCGCAGAACGCCTGGGTGCTTCGTCAGGGCGTGCGCCGTGAGCACATCGGGCTCGTCATCGTCATCTGCGCGCTGAGCGACCTCATCCTCATCGCCGTCGGCACCGGCGCGATCGGCGTCGTCTCCGCCCTTGCGCCGTGGGTGCTCGAGGTGCTGCGCTGGGCCGGCGTCGTCTACCTGCTGGCCTTCGCCGTGAGCTCCTTCCGCTCTGCCCTCAAGCCCGGGTCGCTCGAGGCCTCCGAGCCGCAAGGCGCCTCCTCCGTCGCGGTGACGACGCTGGCTCTCACCTGGCTCAACCCGCACGTCTACCTCGACACCGTCCTCATGCTCGGCACGGTGACGAACAACTTCGGCGCCCTGCGCTGGTGGGCGGCCCTTGGCGCCGGCATGGCATCGATCGTCTGGTTCACCGGGCTGGGGCTCGGCGCGCGGGCGCTGTCGAAGCCGCTGTCGAGCGAGCGGACCTGGCGCGTCGTCGACGTCCTCGTCGGCTGCGTCATGATCGCGGTCGCCGTCCACCTCGCCATGGGCGCCTGA
- a CDS encoding ArgP/LysG family DNA-binding transcriptional regulator yields the protein MKTSFMHPDQLAALDAIATHGTFEAAARSLGVSTSAVSQRVRALEASLGRILVSRGTPSTMTDDGAVVLRYARQQALLAQEMAGELELEPTDGEAPGASTAPVRPSVAVNADSLQTWFTGLLRRAADRDVVLELVVADEKRTAELLRSGRVMCAVSTTGARVAGCRATRLGTLRYTPSIAPALLERTRRTLGHEPTAGDLPTVRFDADDDLQDLALAAAGLPPQRPRALVPTAAGFAAAIEAGLGWGMLPPGQLAAHPTLAAVPGLEPVDRELFWHRWSITSPSLDALSDDVAEAFAAK from the coding sequence GTGAAGACATCCTTCATGCACCCGGACCAGCTCGCAGCGCTCGACGCCATCGCCACCCACGGCACCTTCGAGGCGGCCGCCCGCTCGCTGGGAGTCTCCACCTCCGCGGTGAGCCAGCGGGTCCGGGCGCTGGAGGCCTCGCTCGGCCGAATCCTCGTCAGCCGCGGGACGCCGTCCACGATGACCGACGACGGCGCCGTCGTCCTGCGCTACGCCCGGCAGCAGGCGCTCCTCGCTCAGGAGATGGCGGGCGAGCTCGAGCTCGAGCCGACCGACGGTGAAGCGCCGGGAGCCTCGACGGCGCCGGTGCGCCCCTCGGTCGCCGTCAACGCGGACTCCCTCCAGACCTGGTTCACCGGGCTGCTCAGGCGGGCCGCGGATCGCGACGTCGTGCTCGAGCTCGTCGTCGCCGACGAGAAGCGGACCGCCGAGCTCCTGCGCTCGGGCCGCGTCATGTGCGCGGTTTCCACGACCGGCGCCCGCGTGGCCGGTTGCCGCGCGACCCGGCTCGGGACGCTGCGCTACACGCCCTCGATCGCGCCGGCGCTGCTGGAGCGGACGCGGCGCACCCTCGGTCACGAGCCGACAGCCGGCGACCTGCCGACCGTCCGCTTCGACGCGGACGACGACCTCCAGGACCTCGCGCTCGCAGCGGCCGGTCTCCCGCCGCAGCGACCACGGGCCCTCGTCCCGACCGCGGCGGGCTTCGCGGCGGCCATCGAGGCGGGCCTCGGCTGGGGCATGCTCCCGCCGGGCCAGCTCGCGGCGCACCCGACCCTCGCAGCGGTGCCCGGGCTGGAGCCGGTGGACCGCGAGCTCTTCTGGCACCGCTGGTCGATCACCTCACCAAGCCTCGACGCCCTCAGCGACGACGTCGCCGAGGCCTTCGCAGCCAAGTGA
- a CDS encoding DUF5655 domain-containing protein, which yields MEPSDMMAAVSATLAERTGRSLEQWGEAVQAQAATGAFDVLDQKAVRAWLKSEHGMAQNSQWAVADAARAAGWEPPTVEEYTEAMYAGGKAAARPLHDAVVEAACTLGDVEAQGRGTYVPLVHHSQFVTVGPGSYGRLKVGFRFRDAVPEDARLEPAKGFAQATHVIQVAPVGEDGAAADPSELARSLEPLLRAAWEQN from the coding sequence ATGGAACCCAGCGACATGATGGCCGCCGTCTCCGCCACCCTCGCGGAGCGCACCGGCCGCAGCCTCGAGCAGTGGGGCGAGGCCGTCCAGGCCCAGGCCGCCACCGGCGCCTTCGACGTCCTCGACCAGAAGGCCGTGCGCGCCTGGCTCAAGTCCGAGCACGGGATGGCGCAGAACTCGCAGTGGGCGGTCGCCGACGCCGCCCGCGCGGCCGGCTGGGAGCCGCCCACCGTCGAGGAGTACACGGAGGCGATGTACGCCGGGGGGAAGGCCGCCGCCCGGCCGCTGCACGACGCCGTCGTCGAGGCGGCCTGCACGCTCGGCGACGTCGAGGCGCAGGGGCGCGGCACCTACGTCCCGCTCGTCCACCACTCGCAGTTCGTGACCGTCGGCCCCGGCTCCTACGGGCGGCTCAAGGTCGGCTTCCGGTTCCGCGACGCCGTCCCCGAGGACGCGCGGCTCGAGCCCGCGAAGGGCTTCGCGCAGGCGACCCATGTCATCCAGGTGGCGCCGGTCGGCGAGGACGGCGCAGCTGCCGACCCGTCCGAGCTGGCCCGCTCTCTCGAGCCTCTCCTGCGGGCCGCCTGGGAGCAGAACTAG
- a CDS encoding ABC-ATPase domain-containing protein translates to MSGYDDREPHGSGHRGRDDGRLGGRGYDGARSGSRDGDRGYRGRGGNGGGYRGGRDDRHSGRHGGYGNGYQDRGRRRDYDDEPREGALSDLVGHLHALDSRSYAAYKAIVGRYEAPEGWALVIDRVQPDPYAPPSRVHLEVPLSVPGLAVLTAEDLLSTRDRRIAVGDFLTRELHAAFRGTALSIASPGQEILERSSVLVVADGDGDGDGDEREAGDDATDARSDGAAASAASLEIRARLALPARGRSIQGREAARIVSLDLPRALDTALDLSGKRAERLRAHLAALEDHRALTRAVESNGWVAFLADGSLLPRRSGVSDEPMRSGAVALTAPESLAASVTLPHAGAVRGTVIGAGVTLVVGGGYHGKSTLLTAIERGVYPHVPGDGRELVATAPSAVKVRAADGRAVTGVDLTPFISHLPGGRDTASFTTKNASGSTSQAASIIEAVEAGASALLLDEDTSATNLLIRDARMRELVAAEREPITPLVDRVSALAEDRGVSTVLVMGGSGDYLDVADRVLLMDSYRLEDATERAHEVAAASPREATALTGFGEAAGRVPLPGLDDADRRGPVKVRSRGTEALSLDREEIDVSDVAGIVDPGQAEAIARALRALLERRFDGESTLTECLEDLDALLDDEGLDALGGRTERPAFLTRPRAVDVAAAVNRYRSLELAESGEDDDVAETETV, encoded by the coding sequence ATGAGTGGATACGACGACAGGGAGCCCCACGGATCGGGACACCGCGGGCGCGATGACGGGCGCTTGGGCGGGCGCGGCTACGACGGCGCGCGGAGCGGGAGTCGGGACGGCGATCGCGGCTACCGGGGTCGCGGCGGCAACGGCGGCGGGTACCGAGGTGGTCGCGACGACCGCCACTCGGGGAGACACGGCGGCTACGGCAACGGCTACCAGGACCGCGGACGGCGCCGGGACTACGACGACGAGCCCCGCGAGGGCGCGCTCAGCGACCTCGTCGGCCACCTCCACGCCCTCGACTCGCGCTCCTACGCCGCCTACAAGGCGATCGTCGGTAGGTACGAGGCACCGGAAGGCTGGGCGCTCGTCATCGACCGCGTCCAGCCGGACCCCTACGCGCCGCCGAGCCGCGTCCACCTCGAGGTGCCGCTGAGCGTGCCGGGCCTCGCCGTGCTCACCGCGGAGGACCTGCTCTCGACGCGCGACCGGCGGATCGCCGTGGGCGACTTCCTCACGCGGGAGCTGCACGCCGCCTTCCGCGGGACGGCGCTGTCCATCGCCTCGCCGGGCCAGGAGATCCTCGAGCGCTCCAGCGTCCTCGTCGTCGCCGACGGCGACGGCGACGGCGACGGCGACGAGCGTGAGGCCGGCGACGACGCGACCGACGCACGGTCCGACGGCGCCGCCGCGAGCGCCGCCTCCCTCGAGATCCGCGCCCGCCTGGCCCTGCCTGCTCGCGGCCGCTCCATCCAGGGCCGTGAGGCCGCCCGGATCGTCAGCCTCGACCTGCCGCGCGCCCTGGACACGGCCCTTGACCTCAGCGGGAAGCGCGCCGAGCGCCTGCGCGCCCACCTCGCCGCCCTCGAGGACCACCGGGCGCTCACCCGCGCCGTCGAGTCGAACGGCTGGGTGGCCTTCCTCGCCGACGGCTCCCTCCTCCCCCGCCGGTCCGGCGTCTCCGACGAGCCCATGCGCTCGGGCGCCGTAGCGCTCACCGCCCCGGAGTCCCTCGCCGCCTCGGTGACACTGCCCCACGCGGGCGCGGTGCGCGGAACCGTCATCGGCGCGGGCGTCACCCTCGTCGTCGGCGGCGGCTACCACGGCAAGTCCACGCTGCTCACCGCGATCGAGCGGGGCGTCTACCCGCACGTGCCCGGGGACGGCCGCGAGCTCGTCGCCACCGCGCCGAGCGCCGTCAAGGTCCGGGCCGCCGACGGCCGCGCCGTCACCGGCGTCGACCTCACGCCCTTCATCTCGCACCTGCCCGGCGGGCGCGACACGGCCTCCTTCACGACGAAGAACGCCTCCGGCTCCACCTCGCAGGCCGCCTCGATCATCGAGGCGGTGGAGGCCGGCGCGAGCGCGCTGCTGCTCGACGAGGACACCTCGGCCACGAACCTGCTCATCCGCGACGCCCGCATGCGCGAGCTCGTCGCCGCCGAGCGCGAGCCGATCACGCCGCTCGTCGACCGCGTCTCCGCCCTGGCGGAGGACCGGGGAGTCTCGACGGTGCTCGTCATGGGCGGCTCCGGGGACTACCTCGACGTCGCCGACCGCGTCCTCCTCATGGACTCCTACCGTCTCGAGGACGCCACCGAGCGGGCGCACGAGGTCGCGGCCGCCTCCCCGCGCGAGGCGACGGCGCTGACCGGTTTCGGTGAGGCGGCGGGCCGCGTCCCCCTGCCGGGGCTCGACGACGCCGACCGGCGCGGCCCGGTCAAGGTCCGCTCCCGCGGGACGGAGGCACTGAGCCTGGACCGCGAGGAGATCGACGTCTCCGATGTGGCGGGGATCGTCGACCCGGGCCAGGCGGAGGCGATCGCCCGGGCGCTGCGCGCGCTGCTCGAGCGTCGCTTCGACGGCGAGTCGACGCTCACCGAGTGCCTCGAGGACCTCGACGCGCTGCTCGACGACGAGGGCCTCGACGCGCTGGGCGGCCGCACCGAGCGCCCCGCCTTCCTGACGCGCCCGCGGGCGGTCGACGTCGCCGCGGCGGTCAACCGGTACCGGAGCCTCGAGCTCGCCGAGTCGGGCGAGGACGACGACGTGGCGGAGACCGAGACGGTCTGA
- a CDS encoding NADPH-dependent FMN reductase gives MKIAIISASVRPASVGRPVADWVAEKANTVEGVQVDVVRVADFNLPLFAEDYPTAMRPAQDPTAVEWNETLAAYDGYIIVTPEYNHSIPGALKNAIDFISPATLANKTVGLVAYSFSAGHRPIEHLRQILATFTTGVVREQVNLHLASDFKNMSEFAPADFHDAEVPTMVSSMVALDGALATLR, from the coding sequence ATGAAGATCGCCATCATCTCAGCCTCCGTCCGCCCCGCCTCCGTCGGCCGTCCCGTCGCCGACTGGGTCGCCGAGAAGGCCAACACCGTTGAGGGCGTCCAGGTCGACGTCGTCCGCGTCGCCGACTTCAACCTCCCGCTCTTCGCTGAGGACTACCCGACCGCCATGCGCCCCGCGCAGGACCCGACCGCCGTCGAGTGGAACGAGACCCTCGCCGCCTACGACGGCTACATCATCGTCACCCCCGAGTACAACCACTCCATCCCCGGCGCCCTCAAGAACGCCATCGACTTCATCTCCCCGGCCACCCTCGCGAACAAGACCGTCGGCCTCGTCGCCTACTCCTTCTCCGCTGGCCACCGCCCGATCGAGCACCTGCGCCAGATCCTCGCCACCTTCACCACCGGCGTCGTCCGCGAGCAGGTCAACCTCCACCTCGCCAGCGACTTCAAGAACATGAGCGAGTTCGCCCCGGCCGACTTCCACGACGCCGAGGTCCCCACCATGGTCTCCTCGATGGTCGCCCTCGACGGCGCCCTTGCCACCCTGCGCTGA
- the ilvA gene encoding threonine ammonia-lyase, biosynthetic, giving the protein MNELTSNGTDWDSATYLREVLKAPVYEAAEHTPLQEMPALSARLGNRVAVKREDLQAVHSFKIRGAYNAMHALSDLQRARGVITASAGNHAQGVARSASLLGVTATIVMPTVTPRIKVDAVRALGGEVVLSGDNFDAAKAEAVRLADAEGLTFIPPFDDPHVIAGQGTIGLELIQQDAELDRVFVPVGGGGLVSGVAVLIKALMPHVAVIGVEHEESACLSAALDAGEPVTLERVGLFAEGVAVRRIGDETFRVCSALLDDVVTVSSDETSAAVRDLFEDVRAVPEPSGAIALAGLKKYVAEHELAGERLACVLSGANLNFHQLRYISERSEIGEQREAILGVTIPEEQGEFLRFASVLGGRAVTEFNYRVGAADDGAPARIFVGVRLTRGREESTGIVADLERAGYGVVDLTEDELAKVHVRSMIGGRAPAGLAERLFSVEFPEAPGALVRFLEVLGTRWNITLFHYRTDGADYGRILCAFEAGADDGELTEHMDRLGYAYHEETEDPSARFFLSH; this is encoded by the coding sequence GTGAACGAGCTGACGAGCAACGGCACCGACTGGGACTCCGCGACCTACCTGCGGGAGGTCCTCAAGGCCCCCGTGTACGAGGCCGCCGAGCACACGCCCCTCCAGGAGATGCCCGCCCTCTCGGCCCGCCTCGGCAACCGCGTCGCTGTCAAGCGCGAGGACCTCCAGGCCGTCCACTCCTTCAAGATCCGCGGCGCCTACAACGCCATGCACGCCCTCTCCGACTTGCAGCGCGCCCGCGGCGTCATCACGGCGTCCGCCGGCAACCACGCCCAGGGAGTCGCCCGCTCCGCGAGCCTCCTCGGCGTCACCGCCACCATCGTCATGCCGACCGTCACCCCGCGCATCAAGGTCGACGCCGTCCGTGCGCTCGGCGGCGAGGTGGTCCTCTCCGGCGACAACTTCGACGCCGCCAAGGCCGAGGCCGTCCGCCTCGCCGACGCCGAGGGCCTCACCTTCATCCCGCCCTTCGACGACCCCCACGTCATCGCCGGCCAGGGCACGATCGGCCTCGAGCTCATCCAGCAGGACGCCGAGCTGGACCGCGTCTTCGTGCCCGTCGGCGGCGGCGGCCTCGTCTCCGGGGTCGCCGTCCTCATCAAGGCCCTCATGCCGCACGTCGCCGTCATCGGCGTCGAGCACGAGGAGTCCGCCTGCCTCAGCGCCGCCCTCGACGCCGGCGAGCCCGTCACCCTGGAGCGGGTCGGCCTCTTCGCGGAGGGCGTCGCCGTGCGCCGCATCGGCGACGAGACCTTCCGCGTCTGCTCCGCGCTCCTCGACGACGTCGTCACCGTCTCCTCCGACGAGACCTCCGCCGCCGTGCGCGACCTCTTCGAGGACGTCCGCGCCGTGCCCGAGCCCTCCGGCGCCATCGCGCTCGCGGGCCTCAAGAAGTACGTGGCCGAGCACGAGCTCGCCGGGGAGCGCCTCGCCTGCGTCCTGTCGGGCGCCAACCTCAACTTCCACCAGCTGCGCTACATCTCGGAGCGAAGTGAGATCGGTGAGCAGCGTGAGGCGATCCTCGGCGTCACCATCCCCGAGGAGCAGGGAGAGTTCCTGCGCTTCGCCTCGGTCCTCGGCGGACGGGCCGTCACGGAGTTCAACTACCGCGTGGGTGCGGCCGACGACGGCGCGCCGGCGAGGATCTTCGTCGGTGTGCGGCTCACGCGCGGCCGGGAGGAGAGCACCGGGATCGTCGCGGACCTCGAGAGGGCCGGCTACGGCGTCGTCGACCTGACCGAGGACGAGCTCGCCAAGGTGCACGTGCGCTCGATGATCGGCGGGCGCGCGCCGGCAGGGTTGGCCGAGCGGCTCTTCAGCGTCGAGTTCCCGGAGGCGCCGGGCGCTCTCGTCCGCTTCCTCGAGGTGCTCGGGACCCGCTGGAACATCACGCTCTTCCACTACCGCACGGACGGTGCCGACTACGGGCGGATCCTCTGCGCCTTCGAGGCGGGCGCCGACGACGGCGAGCTGACCGAGCACATGGACCGTCTCGGCTACGCGTACCACGAGGAGACGGAGGACCCGTCCGCGCGTTTCTTCCTGTCGCACTGA
- the ilvD gene encoding dihydroxy-acid dehydratase → MPQYRSATSTSGRNMAGARALWRATGVKDGDFGKPIIAIANSFTSFVPGHVGLRDVGKIVAEQVEAAGGIAKEFNTIAVDDGIAMGHDGMLYSLPSRDLIADSVEYMVGAHTADALVCISNCDKITPGMLMAALRLNIPTIFVSGGPMESGKVTAADGTTRKLDLIDAMMDAADPTVSDDTISAIERLACPTCGSCSGMFTANSMNCLTEALGLALPMNGTLLATHSDRGELFKDAGRQIVEITKAYYEDDDASVLPRSIATKPAFENAMSLDIAMGGSTNTVLHLLAAAQEGEVDFKMADIDRLSRQVPHLSRLAPSTNVYHVEDCHRAGGIMGILGELDRAGLLDTSVTNVLHETLAEELAQYDIARPGADGVPGSDVAPEILERYHAAPAGVRTTEMFSQSSRWETLDTDRENGCIRSKEHAYSQDGGLAVLFGNVAEKGCIVKTAGVDASILTFSGNAVVFESQEDAVDGILHQKVKAGDVVVINHEGPRGGPGMQEMLYPTTYIKSMHLGKECALITDGRFSGGTSGLSIGHVSPEAAAGGLIGLVETGDRIEIDIPNRSIELKVDEAEIARRRAAEEERGDDAWSPHVSRPRKISTALRAYAMLATSADVGAVRDVTKLPRF, encoded by the coding sequence ATGCCGCAGTACCGCAGTGCCACCTCCACCTCCGGCCGGAACATGGCCGGCGCGCGCGCCCTCTGGCGCGCCACCGGCGTCAAGGACGGCGACTTCGGCAAGCCGATCATCGCGATCGCGAACTCCTTCACCTCCTTCGTCCCCGGCCACGTCGGCCTGCGCGACGTCGGCAAGATCGTCGCCGAGCAGGTCGAGGCCGCCGGCGGCATCGCCAAGGAGTTCAACACCATCGCGGTGGACGACGGCATCGCCATGGGCCACGACGGCATGCTCTACTCCCTGCCCAGCCGCGACCTCATCGCGGACTCGGTCGAGTACATGGTGGGCGCCCACACCGCCGACGCCCTCGTGTGCATCTCCAACTGCGACAAGATCACGCCCGGCATGCTCATGGCGGCCCTGCGCCTCAACATCCCCACGATCTTCGTCTCCGGCGGCCCCATGGAGTCCGGCAAGGTCACCGCCGCGGACGGCACCACCCGCAAGCTCGACCTCATCGACGCGATGATGGACGCCGCCGACCCCACCGTCTCCGATGACACCATCTCCGCCATCGAGCGCCTCGCCTGCCCCACCTGCGGCTCCTGCTCCGGCATGTTCACCGCCAACTCCATGAACTGCCTCACCGAGGCCCTCGGCCTCGCCCTCCCCATGAACGGCACCCTGCTCGCCACCCACTCCGACCGCGGCGAGCTCTTCAAGGACGCCGGCCGCCAGATCGTCGAGATCACCAAGGCCTACTACGAGGACGACGACGCCTCCGTCCTCCCGCGCTCCATCGCCACCAAGCCCGCCTTCGAGAACGCCATGAGCCTCGACATCGCCATGGGCGGCTCGACCAACACGGTCCTGCACCTGCTGGCCGCCGCCCAGGAGGGTGAGGTCGACTTCAAGATGGCCGACATCGACCGCCTCTCCCGCCAGGTCCCGCACCTGTCCAGGCTCGCGCCGTCGACGAACGTCTACCACGTCGAGGACTGCCACCGCGCCGGCGGCATCATGGGCATCCTCGGCGAGCTCGACCGCGCCGGCCTGCTCGACACCTCCGTCACGAACGTCCTGCACGAGACCCTCGCCGAGGAGCTCGCCCAGTACGACATCGCCCGCCCCGGCGCCGACGGCGTCCCCGGCTCCGACGTCGCCCCTGAGATCCTCGAGCGCTACCACGCCGCCCCCGCGGGCGTGCGCACCACCGAGATGTTCTCCCAGTCCTCCCGCTGGGAGACCCTGGACACCGACCGCGAGAACGGCTGCATCCGCTCCAAGGAGCACGCCTACTCCCAGGACGGCGGCCTCGCCGTCCTCTTCGGGAACGTCGCCGAGAAGGGCTGCATCGTCAAGACCGCGGGCGTCGACGCCTCGATCCTCACCTTCTCCGGCAACGCCGTCGTCTTCGAGTCCCAGGAGGACGCCGTCGACGGCATCCTCCACCAGAAGGTCAAGGCCGGCGACGTCGTCGTCATCAACCACGAGGGACCCCGCGGCGGCCCGGGCATGCAGGAGATGCTGTACCCGACCACGTACATCAAGTCGATGCACCTCGGTAAGGAGTGCGCCCTCATCACCGACGGCCGCTTCTCCGGCGGCACCTCGGGCCTGTCCATCGGCCACGTCTCCCCGGAGGCGGCCGCGGGGGGCCTCATCGGTCTGGTCGAGACCGGCGACCGCATCGAGATCGACATCCCGAACCGCAGCATCGAGCTCAAGGTGGACGAGGCGGAGATCGCCCGCCGCCGCGCCGCCGAGGAGGAGCGCGGGGACGACGCGTGGAGCCCGCACGTGAGTCGCCCGCGCAAGATCTCGACGGCCCTGCGCGCCTACGCGATGCTCGCGACCAGCGCCGACGTCGGTGCCGTCCGCGACGTCACCAAGCTCCCGCGCTTCTGA
- a CDS encoding FKBP-type peptidyl-prolyl cis-trans isomerase, producing MINTHMPSVEGAKGTKPVLSFPSDEAPEGLQIQVLDEGTGDVVEAGDHIVCHYLGQSWGGDVFDNSYDRGAPLDFQIGVGMVIRGWDDGLVGQRVGSRVLLSIPSELGYGDRGVPQAGIRGGDTLVFVTEILGVM from the coding sequence ATGATCAACACGCACATGCCGTCCGTCGAGGGCGCCAAGGGCACCAAGCCCGTCCTCTCCTTCCCCTCCGACGAGGCCCCCGAGGGCCTGCAGATCCAGGTGCTCGACGAGGGCACCGGCGACGTCGTCGAGGCCGGCGACCACATCGTCTGCCACTACCTGGGGCAGTCCTGGGGCGGCGACGTCTTCGACAACTCCTACGACCGCGGCGCCCCGCTCGACTTCCAGATCGGCGTCGGCATGGTCATCCGCGGCTGGGACGACGGCCTCGTCGGCCAGCGCGTCGGCTCCCGTGTCCTGCTGTCCATCCCCTCCGAGCTCGGCTACGGCGACCGCGGCGTCCCGCAGGCCGGCATCCGCGGCGGCGACACCCTCGTCTTCGTCACGGAGATCCTCGGCGTCATGTGA
- a CDS encoding Bax inhibitor-1/YccA family membrane protein: MSNPYFDRAPAFREGGSGAGTATSPSRTPNGYPTMPGYQPGHQSGDGAQRSYGQQYGQAPAYGQYGQSQYGQQSGYGTVPPEQVSDLERQYGAPAAGNVDRGLMTYDDVIVRTAGIFAVIVGVGAVSWFLATNPATYALGALAMIVGCLGSLVMGLVNSFKKVPSPALIITYAVFEGAMLGAVSGVVNLRAPGVVIEAVLATLATFAVMLVAYKVGGFRVQGKAARILVIAMGGYALFALVNLVLQLTGVLGGWGLYDVTFMGIPLGIVIGAVAILMAAFSLAMDFESIQRGVERGLPRVYAWAGAFGLVVTLVWLYVEFLRILAILRDN, translated from the coding sequence ATGAGCAACCCCTACTTCGACCGCGCGCCAGCCTTCCGCGAGGGCGGCTCGGGCGCCGGCACCGCGACCTCGCCCTCGCGCACGCCCAACGGCTACCCGACGATGCCCGGCTACCAGCCCGGTCACCAGTCCGGGGACGGCGCGCAGCGGTCCTACGGCCAGCAGTACGGACAGGCGCCCGCCTACGGGCAGTACGGACAGAGCCAGTACGGCCAGCAGTCCGGTTACGGGACCGTCCCGCCCGAGCAGGTCTCCGACCTCGAGCGCCAGTACGGCGCCCCCGCCGCCGGCAACGTCGACCGCGGCCTCATGACCTACGACGACGTTATCGTCCGCACCGCGGGCATCTTCGCCGTCATCGTCGGCGTCGGCGCCGTCTCCTGGTTCCTCGCGACCAACCCGGCCACGTACGCCCTCGGCGCACTCGCCATGATCGTGGGGTGCCTCGGCTCCCTCGTCATGGGCCTGGTCAACTCATTCAAGAAGGTCCCGAGCCCGGCCCTCATCATCACCTACGCGGTCTTCGAGGGCGCGATGCTCGGAGCCGTCTCCGGCGTCGTCAACCTCCGGGCCCCCGGCGTCGTCATCGAGGCCGTCCTCGCGACGCTCGCGACCTTCGCCGTCATGCTCGTCGCCTACAAGGTCGGCGGCTTCCGAGTCCAGGGCAAGGCGGCGAGGATCCTCGTCATCGCCATGGGCGGTTACGCCCTCTTCGCGCTGGTCAACCTCGTCCTGCAGCTCACCGGCGTGCTCGGCGGCTGGGGCCTGTACGACGTGACCTTCATGGGGATCCCGCTCGGCATCGTCATCGGCGCCGTGGCCATCCTCATGGCGGCCTTCAGCCTCGCCATGGACTTCGAGTCCATCCAGCGCGGCGTCGAGCGCGGCCTGCCGCGCGTCTACGCCTGGGCCGGCGCGTTCGGCCTCGTCGTCACCCTCGTGTGGCTCTACGTGGAGTTCCTCCGCATCCTCGCCATCCTGCGCGACAACTGA